From the Vibrio algarum genome, one window contains:
- a CDS encoding glycoside hydrolase family 3 protein — MTSQFITPYFSDWPQIQSKIAKDEAIESEISRIVTLMTLEEKVGQMIQPDIRGISIEEAATYKIGSILNGGGAWPNNDKHATAMDWASKSDEYWFAVESAFEGRPFRIPFMWATDAVHGHNNVFGATVFPHNIGLGCARSPELIKKIGRITAIEIAATGLDWTFAPTVATPRDLRWGRVYEGYSEDPEIVYSYAAKMVEGLQGSADDLKGDKHVISNVKHWVGDGGTLMGVDRGVNNYSEDLLRNIHAMGYFSGLNAGAQVVMSSFNSWDNQNNYDLAPEVEGIYNFKIHGSKYLLMDVLKEKMKFDGLVVTDWHGHSEVSKCTDDDASYAINAGNDILMIPVHKHWLNVYHKTIEDVQSGVISMTRIDDAVTRILRVKMRAGLWDKPQPTKRGYAGNQNLVGANEHREVAREAVRKSLVLLKNNGAILPLKRDQKVLLTGSAADDLQKQAGGWNLTWQGDENTLDDFPGATTVKMALEQELGANNVVFDPTLSTDYSKGDTAIVVFGEDPYAEMMGDIKAWQTLEFAALKRSYKSDLEKIRTLHKAGVKVISIFFSGRPLYVNEEISKSEAFVAAFLPGSEGKGITDVLLANELGEKQFDFVGKLSFSWPNKKRSTRVHRKPAHIPNYEVPTYEQDPSGEHAPLFEYGYGLSYEHQSYGRYLDNLPLDNASNEEEQVAAHAVHMFGVEATVGDYQLKISDSLHPIGIDVSRNNSMALTDINTYPFNYQQQQDAVRVEFNKQLASVYLQTSDGGAEDLSGYDNAKGNICFDIHVERASNMPIYFALQTFMDKREMESLSRIDISEQLLNAKEGFATVTIPCKSFTELGVDLRYIDTPFMLFTEGDLVAVIANIRWDI, encoded by the coding sequence ATGACATCTCAATTTATTACGCCGTATTTTTCAGATTGGCCACAAATTCAATCCAAAATAGCCAAAGATGAAGCGATCGAGTCCGAAATTTCACGAATAGTGACATTAATGACACTCGAAGAGAAAGTTGGCCAAATGATTCAACCAGATATACGTGGTATCTCGATTGAAGAAGCAGCTACCTACAAAATAGGTTCAATACTTAATGGCGGTGGTGCATGGCCCAATAACGACAAACACGCAACTGCAATGGACTGGGCGAGTAAATCGGATGAATATTGGTTTGCTGTAGAATCAGCTTTCGAGGGTCGCCCTTTTAGAATTCCATTTATGTGGGCAACAGATGCCGTGCATGGACATAACAATGTATTTGGTGCGACGGTTTTTCCTCATAACATTGGGCTAGGTTGTGCACGTTCTCCTGAGCTTATTAAAAAAATTGGCCGGATAACGGCGATTGAAATTGCGGCAACCGGTCTAGATTGGACATTCGCGCCTACCGTAGCGACACCGAGAGATCTGCGCTGGGGACGAGTGTATGAAGGATATTCCGAGGATCCTGAAATTGTGTATAGTTATGCGGCTAAAATGGTTGAAGGTCTACAAGGTAGCGCTGACGATTTGAAAGGAGATAAGCACGTCATCTCAAACGTAAAGCATTGGGTTGGAGACGGTGGGACGCTTATGGGCGTTGACCGAGGTGTAAATAACTATAGCGAAGATCTGTTGCGTAACATTCATGCCATGGGGTATTTTAGCGGATTAAACGCTGGTGCTCAGGTAGTGATGTCTTCGTTTAATAGCTGGGACAACCAGAATAACTATGACCTTGCCCCGGAAGTTGAAGGAATATACAACTTTAAAATTCACGGCAGCAAATACTTACTGATGGATGTTTTAAAAGAAAAAATGAAATTTGATGGGTTGGTTGTTACCGATTGGCATGGGCACTCAGAAGTAAGTAAATGCACCGATGATGACGCTAGCTATGCGATAAACGCTGGTAACGATATTTTAATGATTCCGGTGCATAAACATTGGTTAAATGTTTATCACAAAACGATTGAAGACGTTCAATCTGGCGTTATTTCCATGACTCGTATCGATGATGCAGTCACCCGCATTTTAAGAGTGAAAATGAGAGCAGGGCTTTGGGATAAGCCGCAACCGACGAAACGGGGCTATGCTGGAAACCAAAATCTAGTTGGTGCAAATGAACACCGAGAAGTCGCAAGAGAAGCTGTCCGTAAGTCTTTAGTGCTGCTTAAAAATAACGGTGCCATATTGCCGTTAAAAAGAGATCAAAAAGTGTTATTAACAGGCAGTGCTGCTGATGATCTCCAAAAACAAGCGGGTGGTTGGAACTTAACTTGGCAAGGTGATGAAAACACACTTGATGATTTCCCAGGAGCCACAACTGTAAAAATGGCATTAGAGCAAGAGCTTGGAGCAAATAATGTGGTATTTGACCCAACACTAAGTACAGATTATTCAAAAGGGGACACCGCTATTGTGGTATTTGGTGAAGATCCTTATGCAGAAATGATGGGTGACATTAAAGCGTGGCAAACATTAGAATTCGCTGCCCTAAAAAGAAGTTACAAATCGGATTTGGAGAAAATTCGAACATTACATAAAGCGGGTGTAAAAGTTATCTCTATTTTCTTCAGTGGCAGACCGCTCTATGTCAACGAAGAAATATCTAAATCGGAGGCCTTTGTAGCCGCATTTTTACCTGGGAGTGAAGGTAAAGGGATTACGGATGTTTTACTTGCTAATGAATTAGGTGAAAAGCAGTTCGACTTTGTTGGTAAGTTGTCGTTCAGTTGGCCAAATAAGAAGCGAAGCACCCGTGTCCATAGAAAGCCTGCTCATATTCCAAATTATGAGGTGCCAACTTATGAACAAGATCCTAGTGGTGAACATGCTCCATTGTTTGAATATGGCTATGGGTTAAGCTATGAACATCAATCCTACGGAAGATACCTTGACAATCTACCGTTAGATAATGCGTCTAACGAAGAAGAACAAGTGGCTGCTCATGCTGTACACATGTTTGGTGTTGAGGCCACAGTTGGCGATTATCAACTTAAAATTTCGGATTCATTGCACCCAATTGGAATTGATGTTTCACGCAACAATAGTATGGCGCTTACAGATATCAATACCTACCCATTTAACTATCAGCAGCAACAAGATGCCGTTAGAGTCGAATTCAATAAACAACTCGCATCCGTTTATCTGCAAACTAGTGATGGGGGTGCGGAAGATTTATCTGGTTATGATAATGCTAAAGGAAATATCTGTTTCGATATTCATGTTGAGCGTGCGTCAAATATGCCGATTTATTTTGCTCTACAAACCTTTATGGATAAACGAGAGATGGAGTCACTTTCACGTATCGACATTTCTGAGCAACTTCTTAATGCTAAAGAAGGTTTCGCCACGGTTACTATACCTTGTAAAAGTTTTACCGAGCTAGGCGTTGATCTTCGATATATAGATACCCCGTTTATGCTGTTTACCGAAGGAGATCTTGTCGCAGTGATAGCGAACATTCGCTGGGATATTTGA
- a CDS encoding polysaccharide lyase family 7 protein — MKKVALSAIIASLFSHSVLAEMTPYQVELANKLDPNKAPSENFEMSKWKINLPIGDKTEARKGKEMEIIAADLNYVNYPYVHPEWFYTNAKTGAVVFAAPNSGPTTPNSKNTRSELRAMLDVTEAYQYKAPATNFAVKSHKNASEFGAIGGQLTGALTVDAVSLSGNDKKMGAHSVVIGQIHGSNNEPLKIYYRKMPNHTHGSLFWNYEINPKDKKDRFDISHNVFGQHNLTKADANPDDGIKLGELFEYDVNIKDNIMNLTFTRNIGEENQKEVTFAVDLSKPYPGEEKLDTSYGQDWMYFKAGAYNQCNQSSSGCENNGVEAGDYTQASFYKLVLNQ, encoded by the coding sequence ATGAAAAAGGTAGCACTTAGCGCTATTATTGCATCTTTATTTTCCCATTCAGTTCTGGCGGAAATGACGCCATATCAAGTGGAATTAGCGAACAAACTTGACCCTAATAAGGCACCATCCGAAAACTTTGAAATGTCAAAATGGAAAATAAATTTACCTATCGGCGATAAAACAGAAGCCCGCAAAGGTAAGGAGATGGAGATCATCGCAGCTGATCTAAATTATGTTAATTACCCGTATGTTCATCCAGAATGGTTTTACACGAATGCAAAAACGGGAGCAGTTGTATTTGCTGCACCAAACTCGGGACCAACTACACCAAATAGCAAGAATACCCGTAGTGAATTGCGAGCGATGCTAGATGTAACAGAAGCGTATCAATATAAAGCACCTGCAACTAATTTCGCTGTTAAATCTCATAAAAATGCGTCTGAATTTGGTGCAATAGGTGGACAGTTGACAGGGGCATTGACGGTTGATGCTGTTAGCTTGAGTGGCAACGACAAAAAAATGGGTGCGCACTCAGTTGTGATTGGCCAAATACACGGTTCAAACAACGAGCCGCTAAAGATCTATTATCGTAAAATGCCAAATCATACCCATGGTAGCTTATTTTGGAACTATGAAATTAATCCAAAAGATAAGAAAGACCGTTTCGATATCTCTCATAATGTATTTGGCCAGCATAACTTAACTAAAGCGGATGCAAACCCTGATGATGGCATTAAGTTAGGTGAGTTGTTTGAATATGATGTGAATATCAAAGACAACATAATGAATCTGACATTCACACGTAATATCGGGGAAGAGAATCAAAAAGAAGTGACTTTTGCGGTTGACTTAAGTAAGCCATATCCGGGCGAAGAAAAACTAGATACAAGTTATGGTCAAGATTGGATGTACTTTAAAGCAGGGGCATACAATCAGTGTAATCAAAGTTCCTCTGGTTGCGAAAATAATGGTGTGGAAGCTGGCGACTATACACAAGCGTCATTCTACAAGTTGGTGCTTAACCAATAA
- a CDS encoding TolC family outer membrane protein, which translates to MKKQLTHIKRSVLVIGLTPFFAQAENLLQVYQQALENDPVYRAGIYQHQADIEIYDQAMAVLLPTIKFDASRTETKQEIVSSDNSVYNTGSTSYPTDELSLSVTQSIYSYSNWAYFKQAKEDVKRVAAELEDVKQELLMRVAEAYFNVLKKRDNYLGIHAEVTALEKHFELVELQVKNGLARTTDLLDSEARFLQAQAREIEISNNLQDALQGIHEITGSLPRSLVTLGEEMPMAEPEPYQVDAWLENAQQNNPMILAKRGALASAREEIRRQQGGHYPTFDFVFTQNNSETDGSLFGGGSEVDTQTFMVQMTLPLYAGGAVSSKVRETESLYNKSKDELELSWRETNRETRAAFTGVTSAISKVNALQKSVEAYELAVDVKQQSFESGVASSVTVLDAVRDLFIARTEYSAARYDYLLNNLRLKRAVGTLNELDMQQINSALLGEDVSTDIQAMESKLESESLALR; encoded by the coding sequence ATGAAAAAACAACTAACGCATATCAAACGCAGTGTACTCGTGATCGGACTTACACCATTCTTTGCACAGGCGGAAAACTTGCTACAAGTTTACCAACAAGCATTGGAAAACGACCCTGTCTACCGCGCAGGTATCTATCAACACCAAGCGGATATTGAAATATACGATCAAGCGATGGCGGTTTTACTGCCAACCATCAAATTTGATGCAAGTCGAACAGAAACCAAGCAAGAAATTGTTAGTTCAGACAACAGCGTTTATAACACTGGTAGTACTTCCTACCCAACCGATGAACTCAGTCTTTCCGTTACTCAATCGATATATAGCTACAGTAATTGGGCCTATTTTAAACAAGCTAAAGAAGATGTAAAACGCGTGGCGGCTGAACTAGAAGATGTCAAACAAGAGCTATTAATGAGAGTGGCAGAGGCTTATTTTAATGTGCTCAAAAAGCGAGACAATTATCTTGGTATTCATGCAGAGGTAACGGCACTTGAGAAACATTTTGAATTAGTTGAATTACAAGTAAAAAATGGGCTTGCTCGTACAACTGATTTACTCGATTCAGAAGCTAGATTCTTGCAAGCACAAGCACGTGAAATCGAGATTAGTAATAATCTCCAAGATGCATTGCAAGGTATCCATGAGATAACGGGCTCTTTACCTAGGTCATTAGTGACTCTAGGAGAAGAAATGCCTATGGCCGAACCAGAGCCTTATCAAGTTGACGCATGGCTTGAAAATGCTCAACAGAACAATCCTATGATACTCGCCAAGCGAGGTGCACTCGCCTCTGCAAGAGAAGAGATTCGTCGCCAACAAGGCGGACACTACCCAACATTCGATTTCGTATTTACCCAAAACAATAGTGAAACAGACGGTTCTTTATTTGGTGGTGGTAGCGAAGTGGATACGCAAACCTTTATGGTTCAGATGACATTGCCTCTCTATGCAGGTGGTGCCGTGTCATCCAAGGTAAGAGAAACCGAGAGCCTATACAACAAATCAAAAGATGAACTTGAACTTTCATGGCGTGAAACTAACAGAGAAACTCGAGCGGCGTTCACCGGAGTGACCAGTGCGATTAGTAAAGTAAATGCTCTGCAAAAATCGGTCGAAGCGTACGAGCTGGCGGTTGACGTTAAACAACAATCTTTTGAGTCGGGCGTCGCCTCAAGTGTAACTGTATTGGATGCAGTAAGAGATCTGTTTATTGCTCGTACGGAATATTCAGCCGCTCGTTACGATTATCTATTAAACAACCTGCGTTTAAAAAGAGCGGTTGGAACCCTTAATGAGTTAGATATGCAGCAGATAAATTCAGCGCTGCTCGGAGAAGATGTCTCAACTGATATACAAGCAATGGAGAGCAAGTTAGAAAGTGAGTCATTAGCATTACGTTAA
- a CDS encoding SapC family protein: MATQLLIYGQVEAVNKQRHLDWSIKAESHYGFAKQVNSVPLMAVEFPSAAEDYSIVFAGEGDDLLPVVIMGVRQDENLYIDEKGDWKANYIPAFIRRYPFVFASTDAGKTLTLCLDEDYAGCNQEGRGERLFDADGEQTHYLTKVLDFLQDYQTHYQRTQAFCKKLNELDLFEEMGAKFTLPSGEERTLTGFKVISREKLKALPQEELMALMANDGLELIYLHLHSMRNLNKVLQRLPKVQSEPDQPSIEIEESAEVH, translated from the coding sequence GTGGCTACACAACTATTAATTTATGGACAAGTAGAAGCAGTAAATAAACAGCGTCACCTAGATTGGTCAATTAAGGCTGAAAGTCATTATGGGTTCGCTAAACAAGTCAATTCAGTGCCGTTAATGGCGGTTGAATTTCCCAGTGCAGCAGAAGATTACTCTATTGTATTTGCAGGGGAAGGTGACGATTTATTACCCGTCGTAATTATGGGTGTTCGTCAAGATGAAAACCTCTATATCGATGAAAAAGGTGACTGGAAGGCCAACTATATTCCGGCATTTATTCGTCGTTACCCTTTTGTTTTCGCCAGTACCGATGCGGGAAAGACACTTACCCTATGTTTGGATGAAGATTATGCAGGGTGTAATCAAGAAGGGCGCGGAGAGCGTCTGTTTGATGCTGATGGCGAGCAAACCCATTATCTGACTAAAGTACTGGATTTTCTACAGGATTACCAAACGCATTATCAACGTACGCAAGCCTTTTGTAAAAAACTGAACGAGTTAGATCTGTTTGAAGAAATGGGCGCTAAATTTACCCTACCAAGTGGCGAAGAACGCACTTTGACGGGTTTCAAAGTGATCAGTAGAGAAAAGCTTAAAGCGTTACCTCAAGAAGAACTCATGGCATTGATGGCAAACGACGGGCTAGAACTTATTTATCTCCATCTACATTCTATGCGTAATTTAAATAAGGTTTTGCAACGGTTACCAAAAGTACAAAGTGAGCCAGATCAACCTTCTATCGAGATAGAAGAAAGTGCGGAAGTTCATTAA